The Dreissena polymorpha isolate Duluth1 chromosome 8, UMN_Dpol_1.0, whole genome shotgun sequence genome includes the window ATGAAATAACCCCCATTTTCGCCAATACACCGCCCATatcaataaatgcattttttcttcaagtatgcttaaccctttgcatgctgggaaatttgtcgtctgctaaaatgtcgtctgctgaatttataaaattcgcattttcttcgatttttttcaaagaatactatcagaatagcaaacagtttggatcctgatgagacgccacgttttgtggcgtcttatctggatccaaactgtttgcaaaggccttaacaattcggttcccgcattgtaatgCTTAAGCTGTGGCGACTACAGCAACTCGTCAGCAGATTCACACTCCCCGCCGATAGAATTACATTTGAGCATCGCACTgtgaaataatgttttaatgcatgtgcgtaagtgtcgtcccacattagcctgtgcagtccacacaggctcatcggggacgacactttccgcttgtatattTTTCGCTTCAAGAACGTCTcgttttagcaaaaatcaagttgaggcggaaagtgtcgtccctgattagcatgtgtggactgcacaggctaatctgggacgatactttacgcacttgcattaaacccccctttcacagagcgcggcttataTCGAAAAACTAACCTAGTTTTCACGATTGTTGCGATAAAAAACACGGTGAGATCACCGACTGCATTTTTCGTTTGTTATCGAGATATTAATATGACTCAGTGTGCGCCAAGTTTGGCACATTAAAACTGGGGCTTAGTGAGATCAGCTTAATCGCGATAATCCCTCATCGGCTCATCGCTAATCCCGCCTGTGTATCATCAAGGCATTATGTACTGCGGCGATGATATATCGCGcaatatgcatataattaattTTCAAAGATTTTCGAGCGGATCTTATATTCaatgacatattttattaattgacAGGCGTTTGACTCTTGTAGCAATTATCAAACGGCAATATTTAATATACGAGGTAATATTATAagaatctttttttaaatggaaTTTACTCCCACTTGGttgaaattttaattaaaatttatttatcagTAATCGGTAAGTCATGTTTTTTTTGGCAAATACAATTGTACATTAcccaaaagaaaagaaaacaacattAGGTTATTGCTCCGTTTACATATAAATAACGCGCTAGTGTCCAGCTTAATCAAACTTATGCAGTCGTTGATCGCTTTGGCCATGAAATTACTCCTCAATTACCACACGCAAGTGTGTTTTTAGTATGTTTTGGAATAGCGTTTTAATTTCTATATCAACTTACAAAAAAACCTGGCCAACCGATATTCAGTTCAGTACTGGATATAAGATTTCCAATCTAATATATTTAGTGAACTCGTGattttaaatgtgtattattttaatGGTCAGAAGATCCAAAATATTAAATCttttatacgattttttttatttgaaatgttgtttCTGTTATTCGTTCTTTTTTTTAAGAGCTTACATTATCAAATCTGTATTTCACATGCCTGTTATTTGACACGAAGGTctctttttttttgtaatttccaatataaataaCACAGTCCAACATTGCCTGTGAAATCTTTTGAGAACACGCAAAACAAATCTTTCGAACAATATTCATGACGGAAACCTTGGGGTCGTCTCCTACAGGGGTGTGCTCGATTCATCGCGGTGTTAGGTATGCTCGATTCACCGCTACCGGGCGCACCTGGTTGGTCGATTGTTTATTTTTCTGCGTCGCTCGCACCGCCCATCTTGCGGAAAGCTACTTAAAATTATCAGAATGAGCTGATAAAAGGCACAACCTAGCACATTAGTTATCTCTGTTCTTGCATATGAGCTCTTGTAACTTGTTAGCCTTTTAATGGGAATTAATTGCTTTCTTCGTCTTTTCACGAGCGAACTGTACTGTGTGTGAAATTTGCGAAAGCCTACGTCTTTAGAAACGGTATTATAAACAGAATAAAGTTTGCGTTCATATTGACAATATGCTTTAAAACGCGCCTatgcaacaacaataataaaaatataaaggtaATAGAAAGTCGCGCGTTAGATATTTCTAACTTAAAACAAAACGCCagcgaaattaaattaaatgatataatttgcGTCTTTAATGTGTTGTGCGTGACACAAGGTGGAAAAAGACCTACATAAAGTattttatatacttatatatataatgGATGGGGAAACCAAAAGCGCCAATCCGCCTAAACTCACTGGTACGATGACGAAACCTAAATGTTCTTTTTCAATAGACAGCATCTTGTCATCGCGGACGGACGAACATTCCGCGCAAATAGGACAGGATTCAGACAGTCCTAACATGGTGAAGCAAGACGCGCTGATAAAGTCTAACATGTTCATGTCACACGGCGGTCGTTTTTGCGGTTCATTGTTTGCGAAAACCCAGCATTTGCCTTCTTACTGTTTTAAAACGCTGAATAAAATGGTGCAAATGGATTCTGGGCTTCAGCATCAGTATGCtatatctttataccagagatgTGAACACAATTTGTTTGGTTTAAGCAACAATGGATTTCTAAATGGGGATGTCCATTTCGAAGGAAATAAAGAATCCGATAAACGAAATTGTTGTTACACGAAAACAAACCCACAAGACTCGTATAACGTTGACACTTATTTTAAAGAAGAATGTAAAGAAAGTACGCGCTGCATGCAGGAAAATTTCTATTACAAAGATGAAGACGATATGGATATTACTGAAGAACCCGCTGGAACGGAACATGCAACACCCGACAGCGATGAATTCAAAGGTGAATCCGACGAATCTTCGAACGAATGTGATGTGAATTTGACCAATGTTGTCACCTCGGGCGATGAAGCTGCAAGTCCTGTCGGTGACCAGAATGCCCGCCACGTGTTGCAAGTGCACGAGAATATGAACGATTTCGCGGGAACGGAAGAACAGTTCGCCGAGGCGAGTGTGGCTGCAATTAAACCGTCGAGAAAGATTGATGTTTTAGGTAAGCGAGTAAATTttatttatcagttttaatttatttttatttgtttcgcTCATGTTCAACGAACATAACTTATTATATAGATCTGTCAGTGCACTTGGTTGTATTTCTGATTTTTCATAAACTGGATACTAATTATAATCATGCCGATGCgtaaattgttttttaaattaaaaatacttaaatatcaattaaatattaAGTGTAAAACTATCATAGTTTTATGTAACCCGTATTATCTTAATATATATATGACACAACAATATAATTTTTGTTGGGTTagtcataaataaatataaaaagtgTTGTATAAATTTTCTAGTTATTAAATGCGGTTTTAAATAAGATATTGATTTAATAGTTTTCATATTAAACAACATTACTGCCCTTTTAATTAGCGTTTATCTATATTTGGATCACCAAGTTGTTATTTAGCAAAGATCCGTCTTTTTATAACCTTTAAGCCATAACTTTCATGCACGAAAcccatatttttaatataaaagcaaCGTCACAGAATACAAAATGTGTTAAgttgtgttaatttttgaaatgtataaaataatatcagaacatttgatttaaaaatgtacaaaactACTGCGCATTTGGTTCATTGGTCAAGAACTGTGTAAACATTATTGTAAACAGTATTTTCGTTTTCTCTAGTTTAATTTAGAATTGTTAAATGTCAAATAGCTTACTGTATTATAACTACAGTAATGTAATTTTCAatcgtttaaaaaacaacaactgactgATAATGAATTCCTATAGAATTGATCAGTAAATAAATGTAAGGCTTATAGAATTACCAGATATTCTATTTTGTTAAGGAACCGTTAAATTTAATTCTAAAGGCCTCACCATTATGTGTGAATGGTGGGATAATAATGAAAATAGCCTCACTTGTGTGAAATTTTGGGACGTTTATTAAGCTCCTAGTCGGATGAATATATATGGAATACCGGTAGAAGcgaattataaaaacaaatcccTTGATATGGGTCgtgtcctgagaaaactgggcataatacatacgcgtaatgtgtcgtcctagattagcctgtgcagtccgcactaactaatcagggacgacactttccgttgttatgacatttttcgtttaaatgaagtctcttttgagcaaaaatccaatttagagcggaaagtgtcgtcccctgattagcctgtgtggactgcacaggctaatctgggaagacactttacgcacttgcattatgcccagttttcttagaacgcgacttaTGTAATAGTTTGGCGATATGTTACCTAAACCTAAAACAATATAGCGTGCGCATGTTCAGTTTTTcttaagaattaaaaataaatacatatacatttacatggcataaataatgatttatcaaATAATGTACATTCAAATAAATGAATATGTCATCATATTTCATactaaaaaatattccattttataaatcatttaatagtACTACTAATAAAAATAcggttaataataataatttaaaaaaaaaataataaataaaataataaaagcagTCATAACAATAGCAACTTAATTTTGTTCTCCGTTGTTTAAGGAAAATCTCCAAGAGGTTCCAAACATATCGCCGGGAACCAACAACAAGACCACCCGGACAAACCCCGTAAGAAGCGGTCGCGGGCCGCCTTTTCTCACGCGCAGGTGTTCGAGCTGGAGAGGCGCTTCCGGCACCAGCGTTACCTTTCCGGCCCGGAGCGCGCAGACCTGGCGAACGCACTAAAACTAACTGAGACGCAAGTAAAAATTTGGTTTCAAAACCGGCGCTATAAGACTAAACGCAAGCAGCTTCAGCGCGAACAGGCACTTGCAAACTCTAAAACGGCGTCTGTGACGATCCTGATTAAGGACGGAAAGCGTCTGTATGACACTGAGGAGACCATGATTAGTAGGCCCATGTTCTACCCTACGTTTCCTGTCAGTCCTTACGAAATGTTCGCATCGTATTTTCAATGACGAAAACAACGAAAAGCGAAATAGGAATCAGCTCTTAACTATGTTATTAAAAATGTGTCGAATTAAACTTGTCTTTATGTGGTTGTCTTATTTTCTTGTTTAAGTTCAAAAGTATTAGAATTATAAAGTTGTCtactttatattaaattgttGTAAATTTACCTTCcttcaataaaaatataatattctaaAGCAAAAGTCGAAAAGTTTTTATTATAGAAAATCTGCACATGGTTAAAGTGATGTATATTTAAGCTACTGAATATTGTAAAGGGTGaacaaattgcaaaaaaaattcCTCTTTTGCTAATAAGGCCAgaataaattgtttgtttccaCAAACAACTAAACAAATGGGGTAGGTAAGTCggcattgtttttttttgaatGTATATACATGCTATTTCCCGCTGTTATAATGATATTCGTCGATTGAAATCGTCCATAGCTCTTCCTTACATATATTTCTAAAGATTTAGATTACCGTAGTATGTACTGGTAAATGTGATCGAATATTCAACGatcaataaaaacattaaaaaaaccaCAGTTTAGAATCGGGACCAAAATTGTGATCGATCGagtttatgaaaacaaacatttgtttttgtctcACTTAAATGTTATACTGTGTGATTcttttgtatacattttatattaaagcaatatgtgcGTTTTCCTTGCATGTATACCATCAGTGTGTGCACGTGTTTGAACGAGATTGTAGTGGTCCGCCATCGTCGTttattgttagtttaaacctatttattttagctcgattgcatcgaaag containing:
- the LOC127841164 gene encoding homeobox protein Nkx-3.2-like → MDGETKSANPPKLTGTMTKPKCSFSIDSILSSRTDEHSAQIGQDSDSPNMVKQDALIKSNMFMSHGGRFCGSLFAKTQHLPSYCFKTLNKMVQMDSGLQHQYAISLYQRCEHNLFGLSNNGFLNGDVHFEGNKESDKRNCCYTKTNPQDSYNVDTYFKEECKESTRCMQENFYYKDEDDMDITEEPAGTEHATPDSDEFKGESDESSNECDVNLTNVVTSGDEAASPVGDQNARHVLQVHENMNDFAGTEEQFAEASVAAIKPSRKIDVLGKSPRGSKHIAGNQQQDHPDKPRKKRSRAAFSHAQVFELERRFRHQRYLSGPERADLANALKLTETQVKIWFQNRRYKTKRKQLQREQALANSKTASVTILIKDGKRLYDTEETMISRPMFYPTFPVSPYEMFASYFQ